A single Cucumis melo cultivar AY chromosome 4, USDA_Cmelo_AY_1.0, whole genome shotgun sequence DNA region contains:
- the LOC127148880 gene encoding uncharacterized protein LOC127148880, with translation MRIDTSSATIISAMHSRSNHGQTRLLDRSSLTIIVAGPSRFYNDSMSSLKKEGSRSIVWNCSGKHTFELGHSCHRPPRMRIIKCWNSNPSLPQRVVSHSLRMRYAIRCWVDDQATQKALVGDPSRRPAERQVQAVRRHLVRSPHKKRLNYKINFMKLWNGLKYKIEITKH, from the exons atgaggattgacacttcctctgcgaccattatatcagccatgcattccag gagcaatcacggacaaacaaggctgctagacagaagcagccttacaatcatagtagcgggtccaagtcgtttctacaacgacagtatgagctcgtTGAAAAAAGAGggcagccggtcgatcgtgtggaattgttccgggaaacacacgttcgagttgggacattcgtgtcacaggccgccgaggatgcgcat aatcaaatgctggaactccaatcccagcctaccccagagggtagtcagccactctctgaggatgagatatgcgatcaggtgttgggtagacgaccaggctactcaaaaggccttggttggggacccaagccgaaggcccgcagaacgacaagtgcaagcagttcgtcgacatcttgttcgcagtccacacaaaaagagattgaattacaagataaacttcatgaagctttggaacggattgaagtacaagatagaaatcaccaagcattag